From the Carya illinoinensis cultivar Pawnee chromosome 4, C.illinoinensisPawnee_v1, whole genome shotgun sequence genome, one window contains:
- the LOC122307251 gene encoding chaperone protein dnaJ A6, chloroplastic-like — MAIIPCGSTWVAQWGIRPQCTLRYYMANKTLTSRYCTMNKISYLSAPSSSLFSRDSFHLLSYPGSSQTSHTRRGGRFTVRADADFYSVLGVSRNATKSEIKSAYRKLARSYHPDVNKEPGAEQKFKEISNAYEVLSDDEKRSLYDKYGEAGLKGAGMGMGDFSNPFDLFESLFEGMGGMGGMGGRASRNRAVDGQDEYYNLVLNFKDAVFGVEKEIEISRLESCGTCNGSGAKPGTTPSKCSTCGGQGQVVSSARTPLGVFQQVMTCSSCGGTGETSTPCNTCSGDGRVRRSKRISLKVPAGVDSGSRLRVRNEGNAGRRGGSPGDLFVIIEVMPDPVLKREDTDILYTCKVSYIDAILGTTIKVPTVDGMVDLKIPSGTQPSTTLVMAKKGVPFLNKSNMRGDQLVRVQVEIPKRLNAEERKLIEELANLSKGKTTNSMR; from the exons GTACTACATGGCAAACAAGACACTGACATCCCGGTATTG TACTATGAACAAGATAAGCTATTTATCGGCACCCAGTTCAAGCTTATTTTCTCGGGATTCCTTCCATTTGCTGTCATATCCAGGTTCATCTCAAACTTCACATACTCGTAGGGGAGGACGTTTCACAGTTAGAGCAGATGCT GATTTCTATTCTGTTCTTGGGGTGTCAAGAAATGCCACTAAATCTGAAATTAAAAGCG CCTATCGGAAGCTTGCTAGGAGTTATCATCCAGATGTAAACAA AGAACCTGGGGCTGAGCAGAAATTCAAGGAAATTAGCAATGCGTATGAG GTTCTGTCAGACGATGAGAAACGATCTCTATATGACAAATATGGGGAGGCTGGACTTAAAGGTGCTGGTATGGGCATGGGG GATTTCAGCAATCCTTTCGATCTCTTCGAGTCACTATTTGAAGGCATGGGTGGTATGGGTGGCATGGGGGGCAGAGCTTCTAGGAATAGAGCAGTTGATGGTCAGGATGAATATTACAATCTTGTCTTAAACTTTAAGGATGCGGTTTTTGGGGTTGAAAAGGAGATTGAGATAAGCCGACTTGAGAGTTGTGGGACTTGCAATGGTTCAGGTGCTAAACCAGGGACCACGCCATCCAAATGTAGCACATGTGGTGGGCAAGGCCAGGTTGTCTCATCAGCAAGGACCCCCTTGGGTGTCTTCCAGCAGGTGATGACCTGCTCTTCTTGTGGTGGGACTGGGGAAACGTCTACCCCTTGCAACACATGTTCTGGGGATGGTCGGGTAAGAAGATCTAAGCGGATCAGCCTTAAAGTTCCAGCTGGTGTGGACTCTGGTAGCCGTTTAAGGGTCAGAAATGAAGGTAATGCTGGAAGAAGAGGTGGGTCTCCTGGTGATCTCTTTGTCATTATTGAAGTTATGCCGGACCCTGTCCTAAAACGTGAGGATACCGACATTCTGTACACCTGCAAGGTGTCCTACATTGACGCGATCTTGGGGACTACAATCAAGGTTCCAACAGTGGACGGAATGGTTGATTTGAAGATCCCATCAGGGACGCAACCAAGCACTACACTTGTAATGGCCAAGAAAGGTGTCCCTTTCTTGAATAAAAGCAACATGAGGGGTGATCAGTTGGTTCGTGTCCAGGTTGAAATCCCGAAGAGATTGAATGCTGAAGAAAGAAAGCTCATCGAGGAACTCGCTAATCTAAGCAAGGGCAAGACTACAAACAGTATGAGATAA
- the LOC122307250 gene encoding linamarin synthase 2-like, which yields MGSVGAKKPHAVCVPYPSQGHVTPMMHFAKLLHFKGFHVTFVNTEFNHMRLIRSKGPDHVKGLPDFRFETIPDGMPPSDRDATQEVPALCDSTRKNCLAPFKELVLKLNSLKSDEVPPVSCIVSDGVMGFGSKVAQELGIPEAQLWTASACGFMGYLTFTELIKRGIIPFKDETFKDDGTLDTPINWIPGMKNIRLKDLPSFIRTTDITETMFDFMGSEARNCLNSAAIIFNTFDEFEYEVLEAISTKFPRNIYNIGPLPLLSRHVPDSQFKSLSASLWKEDTKCLQWLDKREPNSVVYVNYGSVTVMTEQHLKEFAWGLANSKHPFLWIVRPDVVMGDSAMLPEEFFEETKDRGLIASWCPQEQVLAHPAVGVFLTHCGWNSTLESVCCGVPLICWPFFADQQPNCRYICTTWGIGMEVNHDVKRDEIEALIKEMMGGDKGKAMRQKAIEWKKKAEEATDVGGSSYNNFERLIKQALHWPYSE from the exons ATGGGTTCAGTGGGAGCAAAGAAACCCCATGCAGTATGTGTCCCATACCCCTCACAAGGGCATGTGACCCCCATGATGCACTTTGCCAAGCTCCTGCACTTCAAGGGTTTCCACGTAACCTTTGTCAACACTGAGTTCAACCACATGCGCTTAATCCGGTCCAAAGGACCCGACCATGTGAAGGGCCTACCGGATTTCAGGTTCGAAACAATTCCAGACGGGATGCCACCCTCTGACCGCGATGCAACTCAAGAAGTCCCGGCCCTGTGTGACTCAACAAGAAAGAACTGCTTGGCCCCCTTCAAAGAGCTTGTACTTAAGCTCAACTCTCTAAAGTCTGATGAAGTGCCTCCTGTTAGTTGCATAGTATCAGATGGAGTTATGGGTTTTGGAAGTAAAGTTGCTCAAGAATTAGGCATCCCGGAGGCTCAACTCTGGACTGCCTCAGCTTGTGGCTTTATGGGATATCTTACCTTTACTGAACTCATCAAGAGAGGAATCATTCCTTTCAAAG ACGAAACTTTCAAAGATGATGGGACGCTTGACACACCAATCAACTGGATTCCAGGCATGAAAAACATCCGGCTCAAGGACCTCCCTAGCTTCATTAGAACCACCGACATCACGGAAACCATGTTCGACTTTATGGGATCAGAAGCACGAAATTGCTTGAATTCTGCAGCGATCATCTTCAACACATTTGATGAGTTTGAATATGAAGTACTCGAGGCAATTTCGACCAAATTCCCTCGCAATATTTACAACATAGGTCCGCTTCCCCTGCTAAGCCGGCATGTTCCTGATAGCCAATTCAAGTCTCTAAGTGCAAGCTTATGGAAAGAAGACACGAAATGCCTCCAATGGCTTGACAAAAGAGAACCCAATTCAGTTGTTTATGTGAATTATGGCAGCGTGACTGTTATGACCGAACAACATCTGAAGGAGTTTGCATGGGGGCTTGCAAATAGCAAGCACCCGTTTTTGTGGATTGTTAGGCCTGATGTAGTGATGGGAGACTCTGCAATGTTGCCTGAAGAATTCTTTGAGGAGACAAAAGACCGGGGATTGATAGCAAGTTGGTGCCCCCAAGAACAAGTGCTAGCACACCCAGCAGTGGGCGTTTTCCTGACACATTGTGGGTGGAATTCTACTTTGGAAAGTGTTTGTTGCGGTGTGCCTCTTATTTGCTGGCCATTTTTCGCAGATCAACAACCAAATTGTCGGTATATCTGCACCACATGGGGGATTGGCATGGAGGTCAACCATGATGTAAAACGTGATGAGATCGAAGCACTGATAAAGGAAATGATGGGAGGGGATAAGGGGAAGGCGATGAGGCAAAAGGCAATAGAATGGAAGAAGAAAGCAGAGGAAGCTACTGATGTCGGAGGCTCATCTTACAACAATTTCGAAAGATTGATTAAGCAAGCTCTGCATTGGCCATACAGTGAGTGA